A part of Thermofilaceae archaeon genomic DNA contains:
- the surE gene encoding 5'/3'-nucleotidase SurE — protein sequence MRIVVTNDDGLRSPGLRLLYEAVRELGEAIIVAPLEQASARGGMLTLDEPIRVYEVDLGYAKAFGITGSPRDVVHVAREVFGGADLLVSGVNVGENTSVQNILVSGTVGAAFEAALFGIAGIAYSADVEKAETFLDTGYAEFVKTVCGEIARYVVERGMPKGVDVLNVNLPRRPSRIVKVAPPARLRWIERLDKRLDPRGKPYYWLYGEAAQPEPGTDSYVVFVEGGISITPLALSLRGVDASLLDELIQALRSAIEKSLKP from the coding sequence ATGCGAATCGTAGTGACGAACGACGACGGTTTGAGGAGCCCGGGGCTCCGCCTGCTGTACGAGGCTGTGAGAGAGCTGGGGGAGGCGATCATCGTAGCGCCCCTGGAGCAGGCTTCAGCTCGGGGAGGTATGCTTACGCTCGACGAGCCGATCCGAGTGTACGAGGTCGACCTCGGCTACGCGAAGGCCTTCGGTATCACGGGATCGCCGAGAGACGTTGTACACGTGGCTCGAGAGGTGTTCGGGGGCGCTGACCTCCTCGTCTCGGGGGTTAACGTGGGCGAGAACACGAGCGTTCAGAACATACTCGTTTCGGGCACCGTCGGTGCTGCATTCGAAGCCGCTCTCTTCGGCATCGCCGGCATCGCGTACTCCGCGGATGTTGAGAAAGCTGAAACATTCCTCGATACGGGTTACGCCGAGTTCGTAAAGACGGTCTGCGGGGAGATTGCGAGGTACGTGGTCGAGAGGGGGATGCCGAAGGGGGTTGACGTGCTTAACGTCAACTTGCCGCGAAGGCCCTCGAGGATCGTTAAGGTTGCTCCGCCCGCTAGGCTGCGCTGGATCGAGAGGCTCGATAAGCGCCTTGACCCGCGCGGCAAGCCCTACTACTGGCTGTACGGGGAGGCCGCGCAACCGGAACCGGGGACGGACTCGTACGTAGTGTTCGTTGAGGGTGGGATCTCCATCACACCTCTGGCCTTGAGCCTCCGCGGCGTCGATGCGTCGCTGCTCGACGAGCTGATCCAGGCTTTGCGATCTGCGATAGAAAAAAGCCTAAAACCCTAG
- a CDS encoding cation diffusion facilitator family transporter translates to MADGSKPAVDRVLIASVVGNALVCSVKIAGGLLSGSTALLADGSDSILNVVSGALAYRFRREAEKPPDFEHPYGHSLLEVYGSLLIVMLMVATFSFIGYMALDRLMHGELERVDPIGVLFATVSLALNLTVSTLLRILGRGSVIARAESRHVSFDVFEGLLTLTGVALGAYVSALFDIAATFALLALVAFTVFLTLRELRGFITAESPPENLVREIERALASVEGVKGVHQLRVRQAADTIFADVHLEVERGITIEEAHRISEEAERNVKERLGNVDIVVHIEPEGEG, encoded by the coding sequence GTGGCTGACGGCAGCAAGCCCGCCGTAGATCGAGTCCTCATCGCTTCAGTGGTGGGCAACGCCCTCGTGTGCTCCGTCAAGATCGCTGGCGGCTTGTTGTCCGGCAGCACCGCTTTGCTTGCTGACGGAAGCGACTCGATTCTAAACGTCGTGAGCGGCGCTCTAGCTTATAGGTTCAGGAGGGAAGCTGAGAAGCCCCCAGACTTCGAGCACCCCTACGGGCACTCTCTCCTCGAGGTCTACGGGTCACTGCTGATAGTAATGTTAATGGTTGCCACCTTCTCGTTTATCGGCTACATGGCGCTCGACAGGCTGATGCACGGTGAGCTGGAGCGCGTGGATCCTATCGGCGTGCTCTTCGCCACCGTATCGCTCGCGCTTAACCTCACCGTCTCCACGCTGCTGAGGATCCTCGGGCGTGGGAGCGTTATAGCCAGGGCTGAGTCGCGCCACGTGAGCTTCGACGTGTTCGAGGGCCTCCTGACTCTAACCGGGGTGGCTTTGGGTGCCTACGTCTCCGCGCTGTTCGACATCGCGGCCACCTTCGCTCTACTCGCTCTAGTAGCCTTCACGGTCTTCCTAACCCTGCGCGAGCTGAGGGGCTTCATAACAGCTGAGAGCCCTCCGGAAAACCTCGTCAGAGAGATCGAGCGCGCGCTGGCCAGCGTGGAGGGGGTGAAGGGAGTGCATCAGCTGCGCGTGAGGCAGGCCGCGGACACCATTTTCGCCGACGTTCACCTGGAGGTGGAACGCGGGATCACCATTGAGGAGGCTCATCGGATAAGCGAGGAGGCTGAGCGGAATGTGAAGGAGAGGCTGGGTAACGTCGATATAGTCGTCCACATCGAGCCCGAGGGGGAGGGTTAA
- a CDS encoding FGGY family carbohydrate kinase, which produces MPDRLIAVLDVGKTNKKFTVYTEQLQPLFSTSTRIGEISVEGILCDDAEAIVKWARAALAEWAGRVSAIAVTTHGATLALLDERGELAMPVVSYNHEVGEEVKSEFYARFGSPEELYTRTGTPPLGQLLNAGVQLFWISTRFPDRYRRARKLLFLPQYIVHALSNLEAAELTSIGCHTYLWDLVDSRWSSVAEGLDAHSLSPGTRSVWEPLGRLRGAVVTPGIHDSNAALLPYLAVEREEFVLASTGTWCVLMYPGAPFAPEPVDMSRDILYYVDAYGRPVKAARFKIGFEFDYYVEDIRRRFGVEPLKIALDESLAVEVLKEARAFYVPTLTPGTGQFPRSKGRLVGDPGDAVRAYYYLNLSLAVQTWYALNLLTGGKGVKVYVQGGFARNDVYLSYLSTLLRNCEIVRAENPEATSLGAAVTALCALEGVEPRGLSVEPPGLRGSRVKPLKVEDRYVEGYVEKFLRHCAEQF; this is translated from the coding sequence GTGCCCGATAGACTGATCGCTGTACTCGACGTCGGGAAGACGAATAAGAAGTTCACCGTCTACACGGAGCAGCTCCAACCTCTCTTCTCCACTTCCACGCGGATCGGGGAGATAAGCGTGGAGGGCATCCTCTGCGACGACGCTGAGGCGATCGTCAAGTGGGCTCGAGCGGCTCTCGCCGAGTGGGCGGGGAGGGTGTCCGCCATCGCTGTCACGACGCACGGGGCTACGCTGGCCCTCCTCGACGAGCGGGGGGAACTGGCGATGCCTGTCGTGTCCTACAACCATGAGGTGGGAGAGGAGGTCAAGTCGGAGTTCTACGCCCGCTTCGGCAGCCCCGAGGAGCTCTACACTCGAACTGGGACACCCCCGCTCGGCCAGCTCCTGAACGCGGGCGTCCAGCTCTTCTGGATTTCAACGAGGTTCCCCGACAGGTACCGCAGGGCTAGAAAGCTGCTCTTCCTGCCCCAGTACATCGTCCACGCCCTCTCCAATCTCGAAGCTGCCGAGCTCACATCGATCGGGTGCCACACTTACCTTTGGGACCTAGTGGACAGCAGGTGGAGCAGCGTAGCCGAAGGCTTGGACGCCCACAGCCTCTCACCGGGGACCAGGAGCGTGTGGGAGCCCCTTGGCCGGCTGAGGGGAGCAGTGGTGACTCCCGGCATCCATGACTCGAACGCCGCGCTTCTGCCGTACCTGGCTGTCGAACGGGAGGAGTTCGTGCTCGCCTCCACCGGCACGTGGTGCGTCCTGATGTACCCCGGCGCGCCCTTCGCCCCCGAGCCTGTCGACATGAGCCGGGACATCCTCTACTACGTTGACGCCTACGGGAGGCCGGTCAAGGCGGCCCGCTTCAAGATCGGGTTTGAGTTCGACTACTACGTTGAAGACATCAGGCGGCGCTTCGGAGTCGAGCCCCTCAAGATCGCGCTAGATGAGAGCCTGGCGGTGGAGGTTCTGAAGGAGGCGCGCGCGTTCTACGTTCCCACCCTGACCCCTGGTACAGGCCAGTTCCCGCGATCCAAGGGGCGTCTCGTCGGCGACCCCGGTGACGCCGTGCGGGCGTACTACTACCTCAACCTCTCCCTCGCGGTTCAAACCTGGTACGCGCTCAACCTGCTGACAGGCGGCAAGGGGGTTAAGGTCTACGTGCAGGGGGGTTTCGCGCGGAACGATGTCTACCTTTCCTACCTGTCAACGCTGCTCCGCAACTGTGAAATCGTGAGGGCGGAGAACCCGGAGGCCACGAGCCTGGGTGCGGCGGTGACAGCGCTGTGCGCGCTGGAGGGTGTTGAACCGAGGGGGTTGAGCGTTGAGCCACCCGGGCTGCGCGGCTCAAGAGTCAAGCCCCTCAAGGTCGAGGATCGCTACGTTGAGGGCTACGTTGAGAAGTTTCTACGGCACTGTGCTGAGCAGTTTTAA
- a CDS encoding diphthine--ammonia ligase, translating to MKVCVLYSGGKDSNLALLEARERHEVACLVTLVPSSLESWLFHYPNVNLVPLQAEALGLPLMLHRCPDDEAGSLAALERALGEAVEFYGVEGVVTGAVKSRYQAERFAAVCRRLGLECINPLWGRSEVELLREVLRRRIEAIFTRVAGYPLSASLLGKKIDERVVEWLSGLAHIVNPSGEGGEYETFVLDMPLFKWRIEPVEWRVEGTDYDAVLIIERAELRAR from the coding sequence ATGAAGGTTTGCGTGCTGTACTCCGGGGGGAAGGACTCGAACCTCGCCCTCCTAGAGGCTCGCGAGCGCCACGAGGTTGCGTGCCTCGTCACTCTGGTGCCTAGCTCGCTGGAGAGCTGGCTCTTCCACTACCCTAACGTGAACCTCGTCCCGCTGCAGGCGGAAGCGCTGGGCCTTCCGCTGATGCTCCACAGATGCCCTGATGATGAGGCGGGGAGCCTGGCCGCGCTTGAGAGGGCGCTGGGGGAGGCGGTTGAGTTCTACGGGGTGGAGGGGGTTGTGACGGGCGCCGTAAAGTCGAGGTACCAGGCTGAAAGGTTCGCCGCCGTCTGCCGAAGGTTGGGGCTGGAGTGCATCAACCCGCTCTGGGGCAGGAGCGAGGTGGAGCTTCTTCGCGAGGTTTTGAGGCGCCGCATCGAGGCAATCTTCACACGCGTGGCTGGTTACCCGCTCAGCGCATCCCTACTCGGCAAGAAAATCGATGAGAGGGTGGTGGAGTGGTTGAGCGGGCTCGCACACATCGTGAACCCCTCCGGTGAGGGGGGCGAGTACGAGACGTTCGTCCTCGACATGCCCCTCTTCAAGTGGAGGATAGAGCCTGTGGAGTGGAGAGTGGAAGGCACGGACTACGATGCGGTGCTAATCATCGAGAGGGCCGAGCTGCGAGCACGCTGA
- a CDS encoding transcription initiation factor IIB — protein sequence MSEKVNEDLIAKFLPTEEIKSCPQCGSERLIYDPMRGEIICASCGYVVSEKEIDKGPEWRAFDGEEREKRSRVGAPILRYTPDALATEIDWRSKDAAGRELGLRKKVEMFRLRRWHMRAQAQSSLERNLIQAQQELERLGAQLGLPKRILDRASEIYRRALETGLVRGRSIESVVAAAIYAACRELKIPRTLDEISRYTRAGRKEVARCYRLLLRETSIRVPLPNPIDFAPRIGNMLRVSAATVRDAIDILKQAQQIGITAGKDPAGLAAAAIYIAALRRGEVRTQKEVARAAQVTEVTVRNRYKELVRKLKIDLPIKK from the coding sequence ATGTCGGAAAAAGTTAATGAGGATCTGATTGCGAAGTTCCTCCCCACGGAGGAGATAAAAAGCTGCCCGCAGTGCGGTTCTGAACGTTTGATATACGACCCGATGAGGGGCGAGATCATCTGTGCCTCCTGCGGCTACGTCGTCAGCGAGAAGGAGATCGACAAGGGCCCCGAGTGGAGGGCTTTCGACGGTGAGGAGAGGGAGAAGAGGAGCAGGGTTGGCGCCCCAATCCTGAGGTACACGCCGGACGCCCTCGCTACGGAGATCGACTGGAGGAGCAAGGACGCTGCCGGCCGCGAGCTCGGGTTGAGGAAGAAGGTCGAGATGTTCAGGTTGCGCAGGTGGCACATGAGAGCGCAAGCGCAGTCCAGCCTCGAGCGCAACCTGATCCAGGCCCAGCAGGAGCTGGAGAGGCTCGGTGCCCAGCTGGGGCTACCGAAGAGGATCCTGGATCGCGCCAGCGAGATCTACAGGAGGGCCCTCGAGACGGGTCTCGTAAGGGGCCGCTCGATCGAGTCCGTCGTAGCGGCAGCCATCTACGCGGCTTGCAGGGAGCTGAAGATCCCAAGGACGCTCGACGAGATCTCCAGGTACACGAGAGCCGGGCGCAAGGAGGTGGCCAGGTGCTACAGGCTCCTGCTCAGGGAGACTTCGATTAGAGTTCCGCTACCCAACCCCATCGACTTCGCCCCCCGCATAGGGAACATGCTGCGAGTGAGCGCCGCTACGGTTAGGGACGCGATAGACATACTGAAGCAGGCGCAGCAGATAGGCATCACCGCGGGCAAGGATCCAGCGGGGCTGGCGGCAGCAGCGATCTACATCGCCGCGTTAAGGAGAGGCGAAGTGAGGACTCAGAAGGAGGTCGCTCGAGCAGCCCAGGTCACAGAAGTCACCGTCAGGAACAGGTACAAGGAACTGGTGAGAAAACTGAAGATTGACCTCCCCATCAAGAAGTAG
- a CDS encoding DHH family phosphoesterase, with protein sequence MAEAHELSKQLERAASTIEACSERRALLASHYDADGLSAASILLKALASRGFVVHLLILEQMTPSSLGKLQALASDYPLTLLSDMGSGSVRELSKLKTTVVVLDHHLPQGAGEGVVEVNPHRCGIDGSREVSSSGLAYLLAKELLGEEAVDFAPLAIVGALGDRQDVGERFRLIGVNRMIVREAVEAGLIEERIDLRLFGGPARPIVKALAYTTDPFLPGLTGDEGNAFSFLKSINIEPASGDKHRTLGELTKEERRKLASELVKLMLKYGYTASEAERIYGASYVILGEAPDSPLRDAREYAQLLNASGRIGSYDVAVALCLGARGDLLLKAINVAAQYRSLLSRAFKCVREEKPIRESERLMLVDLRGRSFLNERVSGALASLLLPYVKSGKLLLVALDSPDGIKISARRADGPQVVVGEVLRKAAEKVGGIGGGHERAGGATIPAGKLEDFLAEVERVMSTGA encoded by the coding sequence ATGGCTGAAGCGCATGAACTCTCCAAGCAGCTAGAGCGCGCAGCCTCGACTATCGAAGCGTGCAGCGAGCGGCGAGCACTGCTAGCCTCCCACTACGACGCGGACGGGTTGTCCGCCGCCTCGATACTCCTCAAGGCGCTAGCAAGCAGAGGTTTCGTCGTGCACCTCCTCATCCTCGAGCAAATGACGCCCTCAAGCCTTGGAAAGCTTCAAGCTCTAGCCTCGGACTACCCCTTAACCCTCCTCTCAGACATGGGCAGCGGCAGCGTAAGAGAACTTTCGAAGCTGAAGACTACCGTCGTGGTCCTCGACCACCACCTGCCGCAGGGGGCTGGAGAAGGGGTTGTAGAGGTTAACCCGCATCGGTGCGGAATCGATGGGTCGCGAGAGGTGAGCAGCTCCGGCCTCGCTTACCTCCTCGCGAAGGAGCTGCTGGGGGAGGAAGCGGTCGACTTCGCCCCCCTAGCCATCGTCGGAGCGCTCGGAGATAGGCAGGATGTGGGTGAACGCTTCAGGCTCATCGGCGTAAACAGGATGATAGTGAGGGAGGCTGTGGAGGCTGGGCTCATCGAGGAGAGGATAGACCTTAGGCTGTTCGGGGGTCCCGCGAGGCCAATCGTGAAGGCGTTAGCTTACACGACTGACCCCTTCCTGCCCGGTTTAACGGGAGACGAGGGCAACGCTTTCTCCTTCCTCAAGAGCATCAACATTGAGCCGGCCTCTGGAGACAAGCACAGGACACTCGGCGAACTGACTAAGGAGGAGAGGAGGAAGCTGGCCTCCGAGCTCGTCAAGCTCATGCTGAAGTACGGGTACACGGCGAGCGAGGCGGAGCGGATCTACGGGGCCAGCTACGTGATCCTCGGCGAGGCACCCGACAGCCCCCTCAGGGACGCGAGGGAGTACGCTCAGCTGCTGAACGCCAGCGGGAGGATCGGGTCCTACGACGTAGCCGTCGCCCTGTGCCTCGGCGCCAGGGGCGACCTGCTTCTGAAGGCGATCAATGTCGCCGCCCAGTACCGGTCCCTCCTCTCAAGAGCGTTCAAGTGCGTTAGGGAGGAGAAGCCGATACGGGAGAGCGAGCGCCTCATGCTGGTGGATCTGAGGGGCAGGAGCTTCCTCAACGAGCGGGTTAGCGGGGCTCTCGCCTCCCTACTCCTCCCCTACGTGAAGAGCGGCAAGCTCCTCCTCGTGGCTCTAGACTCACCGGACGGCATCAAGATCTCCGCGCGGAGGGCTGATGGTCCTCAAGTCGTGGTGGGCGAAGTTCTGCGAAAAGCTGCCGAGAAAGTGGGTGGGATTGGCGGGGGCCATGAGAGAGCGGGGGGCGCGACGATACCGGCTGGAAAGTTGGAGGACTTTCTGGCGGAAGTGGAGAGGGTGATGTCAACTGGCGCTTAG
- a CDS encoding 30S ribosomal protein S15, with protein MNKRHEKGRSGSTRPVEIVKPEWVTIPPEQVEELVVSLYRRGYPPSMIGTILRDQYGIPSVRAVTGKKLVRILRERGLAPEVPEDLANLIRRAMRVRRHLEEHPKDYHSKRGLILIESKIRRLAKYYKRVGLLPPNWEYKPERVSIFT; from the coding sequence GTGAATAAGCGCCACGAGAAGGGTAGATCAGGCTCAACGCGCCCCGTGGAGATCGTGAAGCCGGAGTGGGTGACGATTCCGCCGGAGCAGGTGGAAGAGCTGGTAGTCTCGCTCTATCGGAGAGGCTACCCCCCATCTATGATCGGCACGATACTGAGGGATCAGTACGGCATCCCCAGCGTGCGGGCTGTAACTGGTAAGAAGCTGGTTCGCATCCTGCGTGAAAGGGGTTTGGCGCCTGAAGTTCCTGAGGATCTGGCTAACCTGATAAGGAGGGCGATGAGGGTTAGGAGGCACCTCGAGGAGCACCCGAAGGACTACCACTCGAAGAGGGGGTTGATCCTCATCGAGTCGAAGATACGAAGGTTAGCGAAGTACTACAAGCGGGTTGGATTACTGCCGCCAAACTGGGAGTACAAGCCCGAGAGGGTGAGTATCTTCACTTAA
- a CDS encoding Kae1-associated kinase Bud32 has product MRAVLAEAEELVKAVGSKPIGLLGVGAEAVVIRCEWRSFDAVAKVRLPKPYRAPELDGRLRRERTALEAKLLAEARKLGVPAPTLLYVNPEFFVLMMDYIPGPRLREVLPSMEGREAVFRELGFYTGLLHARGIVHGDLTAANVVASSRGIFIIDFGLGSFSNDLEEQGVDVHLMLRSLESTVPSLAPSLYRAFLRGYGEARGEATAKLVEDKVTEIRRRGRYVAERRRVLRA; this is encoded by the coding sequence ATGAGAGCGGTTCTCGCGGAAGCCGAGGAGCTCGTCAAAGCCGTAGGCTCAAAACCGATCGGGCTGCTCGGGGTGGGAGCTGAAGCAGTCGTGATTAGGTGCGAGTGGAGGTCCTTCGATGCTGTTGCTAAAGTTCGGCTGCCGAAGCCGTACCGGGCTCCCGAGCTCGACGGGAGATTGAGGAGGGAGAGGACGGCGCTGGAGGCGAAGCTGCTCGCCGAAGCTCGGAAGCTCGGCGTGCCAGCACCCACCCTTCTCTACGTGAACCCCGAGTTCTTCGTGCTCATGATGGACTACATCCCCGGTCCCCGGTTGAGGGAGGTGCTCCCCAGCATGGAGGGGAGAGAGGCAGTTTTCCGGGAACTGGGCTTCTACACCGGCCTCCTACACGCGAGAGGCATCGTGCACGGGGATTTGACAGCAGCCAATGTGGTAGCGTCAAGCCGGGGGATCTTCATCATCGACTTCGGCTTGGGCTCCTTCAGCAACGACCTGGAGGAGCAGGGCGTTGACGTACACCTCATGCTCCGCTCACTGGAGAGCACAGTCCCTTCGCTAGCCCCCAGCCTCTACAGAGCCTTCCTCCGGGGGTACGGGGAGGCCAGGGGTGAGGCAACGGCAAAGCTGGTGGAGGATAAGGTGACCGAGATTAGGAGGCGAGGGAGGTACGTTGCTGAGAGGCGTAGAGTTCTCCGGGCTTGA
- a CDS encoding DNA-directed RNA polymerase, with the protein MFKLVECEDVVRIPPSLIGVPLKEAVLEVLRREYVGQVIKNLGVVVSVLDAEANEFGIILPGEGSLYHEARFKMLVYTPVIQEVVEGEVMIVESTGVIVRLGPVEGYIHRSQIMDETISYSREQSVIIGEKSGKVLRKGDVVRARIVAVSYGGRKQALRVQLTMKQPYLGKLEWIREELKKAEKAAQLQVKQEAEAKPKPSAKR; encoded by the coding sequence ATGTTTAAGCTGGTCGAGTGCGAAGACGTTGTAAGGATCCCACCCAGCCTCATCGGCGTCCCCTTGAAGGAGGCCGTTCTGGAGGTCCTGAGGCGCGAGTACGTGGGTCAAGTGATCAAGAACCTCGGAGTCGTAGTGAGCGTGCTCGATGCGGAGGCCAATGAGTTCGGTATCATCCTGCCAGGCGAGGGCAGCCTCTACCACGAGGCTAGGTTCAAGATGCTGGTCTACACACCAGTGATCCAAGAAGTGGTCGAGGGGGAGGTAATGATCGTCGAGTCGACGGGCGTCATCGTCCGGTTGGGGCCCGTTGAGGGCTACATACACCGGAGCCAGATAATGGACGAGACGATCTCCTACAGCAGAGAGCAAAGCGTCATCATCGGCGAGAAGAGCGGGAAGGTTCTGAGGAAAGGCGACGTCGTAAGAGCACGAATCGTCGCGGTCAGCTACGGTGGAAGGAAGCAGGCCTTAAGGGTTCAGCTCACGATGAAGCAGCCGTACCTCGGGAAGCTCGAGTGGATCCGGGAGGAGCTGAAGAAAGCCGAAAAAGCGGCTCAATTGCAGGTAAAACAGGAGGCCGAAGCCAAGCCGAAGCCCAGCGCGAAGAGGTGA
- the spt4 gene encoding transcription elongation factor subunit Spt4, which translates to MATRRRKAYFKACMKCKMLVPPNVEICPNCGSRDFSEEWEGMIIVFDVENSMVAKRLNITRPGRYAIKLRA; encoded by the coding sequence GTGGCCACGCGAAGGAGAAAGGCCTACTTCAAAGCTTGCATGAAGTGCAAGATGCTGGTGCCCCCAAACGTCGAGATCTGCCCCAACTGCGGCAGCCGCGACTTCAGCGAGGAGTGGGAGGGGATGATCATCGTGTTCGACGTGGAGAACTCGATGGTTGCGAAGCGGCTCAACATCACGAGACCCGGCAGGTACGCCATCAAGCTGCGAGCCTAA
- a CDS encoding DUF359 domain-containing protein, protein MLHRLREEHRRALRIPLGLALYRHPHESAKLILELAELVQPPLIVTVGDFVTANLRRAGLEPEVAIVDWKTLRTPLMEDPSSLVSGRQVYRCSNPPGSLTVEAVELVRGALAKASPSFRILVAVEGEEDLLALPALAFAPPRSFVIYGLWLGAAVVTFCHPLIEKNVRLFLKVAFDPPLSL, encoded by the coding sequence ATGCTCCATCGCTTAAGGGAGGAGCACAGGCGGGCGCTCCGGATACCCTTAGGCCTAGCCCTCTACAGGCATCCCCACGAGTCCGCCAAGCTGATCCTCGAGCTAGCCGAGCTCGTCCAGCCCCCCCTCATCGTCACAGTGGGGGATTTCGTCACCGCCAACCTCAGGCGCGCCGGTTTGGAGCCCGAAGTCGCTATCGTAGACTGGAAGACCCTGAGGACGCCGCTGATGGAGGACCCCAGTTCTCTGGTCTCGGGACGCCAAGTGTACAGGTGCTCTAATCCTCCAGGCTCGCTGACGGTTGAGGCGGTCGAGCTCGTGCGCGGTGCACTCGCGAAAGCTTCCCCGAGTTTCAGAATCCTAGTGGCGGTAGAGGGGGAGGAGGATCTGCTGGCTCTGCCCGCGCTAGCATTCGCCCCGCCCCGCTCCTTCGTGATCTACGGGCTCTGGCTGGGGGCTGCAGTCGTAACCTTCTGCCACCCCCTCATTGAGAAGAACGTAAGGCTCTTCCTGAAGGTAGCGTTCGACCCGCCCCTGAGCCTGTAA
- a CDS encoding 30S ribosomal protein S27ae yields the protein MAEVHKRYEYDYKTGTIRLKNRKCPRCGSILAHHLTPVERWHCGKCGYTDFVVQRK from the coding sequence GTGGCTGAAGTGCACAAGAGGTACGAGTACGACTACAAAACCGGTACCATAAGGCTGAAGAACAGGAAGTGCCCCCGCTGCGGATCGATACTCGCTCACCACCTCACCCCCGTAGAGCGGTGGCACTGCGGGAAGTGCGGCTACACCGACTTCGTTGTTCAGAGGAAGTAG
- the kae1 gene encoding KEOPS complex N(6)-L-threonylcarbamoyladenine synthase Kae1 produces the protein MSEPLVLGIESTAHTFGVGVATPSRILAAVDYAYQPRAGGIHPREAAEHHAKVAGRALAEALAEAGFSVRDLDAVAVALGPGMGPCLRVGATLARYLCVKYSKPLVPVNHAVAHIEIARLTTGFEDPLVVYIAGGNTLITTFVEGRYRIFGETLDIPLGNCLDTFAREVGLGFPGTPRVEEIAAKGRKLLELPYVVKGQDLQFSGLLTKALKLVKEGERLEDVCYSLVETAYSMLVEVAERALALTGKREVTLTGGVARSKLLTAKLEKMAELHGAVFKPVEPKYAGDNGAMIAYTGALAFKAGVTISVEESRVRPLWRLDQVEIPWR, from the coding sequence TTGTCCGAGCCTCTCGTGCTCGGGATCGAGAGCACCGCACACACGTTCGGAGTTGGAGTAGCAACCCCGAGCCGCATCCTCGCTGCCGTCGATTACGCTTACCAACCGAGGGCTGGCGGTATTCACCCGAGGGAGGCCGCCGAGCACCACGCGAAGGTGGCTGGCAGAGCGCTGGCGGAGGCACTAGCGGAGGCGGGCTTCAGCGTTAGGGACTTGGACGCGGTGGCCGTAGCGCTGGGCCCGGGCATGGGTCCCTGCCTCAGAGTGGGGGCGACGCTCGCCCGCTACCTGTGCGTGAAGTACTCGAAGCCCCTCGTCCCCGTGAACCACGCGGTAGCGCACATCGAGATCGCGAGGCTGACTACGGGCTTCGAGGACCCCCTCGTCGTCTACATCGCTGGTGGCAACACGCTGATAACCACATTCGTCGAGGGGAGGTACAGGATCTTCGGCGAAACCCTCGACATTCCCCTTGGTAACTGCCTCGATACATTCGCGAGGGAAGTGGGCCTCGGCTTCCCCGGTACGCCGAGAGTGGAGGAGATAGCAGCGAAAGGTCGGAAGCTCCTCGAGCTCCCCTACGTCGTGAAGGGCCAGGATCTGCAGTTCTCAGGCCTCCTCACAAAGGCCTTGAAGCTCGTGAAAGAGGGGGAGAGGCTGGAGGACGTCTGCTACAGCCTGGTGGAGACGGCGTACTCGATGCTCGTGGAGGTTGCTGAGAGGGCTCTAGCGCTCACGGGGAAGCGTGAAGTGACGCTCACGGGCGGCGTTGCGAGGAGCAAGCTGCTGACAGCGAAGCTGGAGAAGATGGCGGAGCTCCACGGCGCAGTTTTCAAGCCTGTGGAGCCCAAGTACGCCGGCGACAACGGGGCGATGATCGCGTACACCGGTGCGCTAGCCTTTAAGGCGGGTGTCACGATAAGCGTCGAGGAGAGCAGGGTACGCCCCCTCTGGCGCCTCGACCAGGTCGAGATACCCTGGAGGTAG